In Gammaproteobacteria bacterium, one genomic interval encodes:
- the rpsD gene encoding 30S ribosomal protein S4: protein MARYLGPKCKLSRREGTDLFLKSSVRPLESKCRIESAPGQHGAKRGRLSDYGIQLREKQKLRRMYGVLERQFRRYYKEAARRTGATGQTLLQILECRLDNVVYRMGFAVTRAEARQLVSHKAIEVNGKIVNIPSYQVKAEDVISVREGAKSQLRIQSALQVAKQVGLPEWVEVDESKMTGKFKSVPERTDFLPDINENLVVELYSK from the coding sequence ATGGCTCGTTATCTCGGTCCCAAGTGCAAGCTGTCGCGCCGTGAAGGCACCGACCTGTTCCTGAAGAGCAGCGTCCGCCCGCTCGAGAGCAAGTGCCGCATCGAATCCGCCCCCGGCCAGCACGGCGCCAAGCGCGGCCGCCTGTCCGACTACGGCATCCAGCTGCGCGAGAAGCAGAAGCTGCGCCGCATGTACGGCGTGCTGGAGCGGCAGTTCCGCCGCTACTACAAGGAAGCCGCCCGCCGCACCGGCGCCACCGGCCAGACCCTGCTGCAGATCCTCGAGTGCCGCCTGGACAACGTGGTCTACCGCATGGGCTTCGCCGTGACCCGCGCCGAGGCGCGCCAACTCGTGAGCCACAAGGCCATCGAGGTGAACGGCAAGATCGTCAACATCCCGTCCTACCAGGTCAAGGCCGAGGACGTGATCTCGGTGCGCGAGGGCGCCAAGAGCCAGCTGCGCATCCAGTCGGCGCTGCAGGTGGCCAAGCAGGTCGGCCTGCCCGAGTGGGTCGAGGTAGACGAGTCCAAGATGACCGGCAAGTTCAAGTCCGTGCCCGAGCGCACCGACTTCCTGCCGGACATCAACGAGAACCTCGTGGTCGAGTTGTACTCCAAGTAA
- the rpoA gene encoding DNA-directed RNA polymerase subunit alpha, which translates to MQGSVSEFLKPRLVGVQAQSENQARVVLEPLERGFGHTLGNALRRILLSSMPGAAAIEAEIEGVLHEYTTIEGVQEDVVDILLNLKQLAIRMHTRDEATLTLAKKGPGVVTAADIQLDHDVEIVNKDLVIAHLNSAGSLNMKLKVKRGRGYQPANQRLQFEEETRPIGRLQLDASFSPVRRVTYNVESARVEQRTDLDKLVIEIETNGTIEPEEAIRRAATILSEQLAAFVDLKGRDQGRGAGGEAHFDPILLKPVDELELTVRSANCLKQENIQYIGDLVQKTEVELLKTPNLGKKSLTEIKDVLAQHSLSLGMKLEAWPPVGLKKTA; encoded by the coding sequence ATGCAGGGTTCAGTCAGCGAATTCTTGAAGCCGCGCCTCGTCGGCGTGCAGGCCCAGTCCGAGAACCAGGCGCGCGTCGTGCTCGAGCCGCTGGAGCGCGGCTTCGGCCATACGCTCGGCAATGCGCTGCGCCGCATCCTGCTCTCGTCGATGCCCGGCGCCGCCGCGATCGAGGCCGAGATCGAGGGCGTGCTCCACGAGTACACCACCATCGAGGGCGTGCAGGAGGACGTGGTCGACATCCTGCTGAACCTGAAGCAGCTCGCGATCCGCATGCACACGCGCGACGAGGCGACCCTGACCCTGGCCAAGAAGGGCCCGGGCGTGGTCACGGCCGCCGACATCCAGCTCGACCATGACGTCGAGATCGTGAACAAGGACCTCGTGATCGCGCACCTGAACAGCGCGGGCTCCCTCAACATGAAGCTCAAGGTGAAGCGCGGCCGCGGCTACCAGCCGGCCAACCAGCGCCTGCAGTTCGAGGAGGAGACCCGTCCCATCGGCCGCCTGCAGCTGGACGCCTCGTTCAGCCCGGTGCGCCGCGTGACCTACAACGTCGAGAGCGCCCGCGTCGAGCAGCGCACCGACCTCGACAAGCTGGTCATCGAGATCGAGACCAACGGGACGATCGAGCCGGAGGAGGCCATCCGCCGCGCCGCGACGATCCTCTCCGAGCAGCTGGCCGCGTTCGTGGACCTGAAGGGCCGCGACCAGGGCCGCGGTGCCGGCGGCGAGGCGCACTTCGACCCGATCCTGCTGAAGCCGGTGGACGAGCTGGAGCTGACCGTGCGCTCCGCCAACTGCCTCAAGCAGGAGAACATCCAGTACATCGGCGACCTGGTGCAGAAGACCGAGGTCGAGCTGCTCAAGACGCCGAACCTGGGCAAGAAGTCGCTCACCGAGATCAAGGACGTGCTCGCGCAGCACAGCCTGTCCCTCGGCATGAAGCTCGAAGCCTGGCCGCCGGTGGGTCTCAAGAAGACTGCCTGA